From Rickettsia endosymbiont of Ceutorhynchus obstrictus, a single genomic window includes:
- a CDS encoding ribonuclease J yields the protein MSSFNIKNHQNDLLFLPLGGANEIGMNVNLYHYKGKWLMIDCGSGFADDYLPGVDMVIADISFIEKYKKDLVGLILTHAHEDHLGGVQYLWNSLKCPIYATRFTANFLKLRLAEYNFAKNIKIHEVDAGAKINIEPFSLEMVPLTHSAPEMQAIMIRTEIGNVLHTGDWKFDHDPVLGLKADEELLKNYGDEGVLALVCDSTNVFNEGSSGSEGEVRKSLIDIIAGCPKLVVVSTFASNLARLDTLIHAGQLAGRKVVLTGRSLHRMMSAAQESGYFQDIAPLINERDISRFKKEELLVIATGCQGEPMAATAKMASNSHHSIKLAPKDTVIFSSKIIPGNEKKIFRMFNIFVKAGVEVITEQDHFVHVSGHPAIDDLKKMYTLIRPNVCIPVHGEPVHIHEHVKLAKKNGIKHAVEVENGSVVLLEPNNSRVIAKVNSGYLAVDGNYLLPVESSIFKARRRMRESGIVIASVVVNNKGALAANPMLSMPGLLDSKEDIKLINLIKNDITKLIEIQNKQAKRILSTEQIEEAIKSTIRKTLKHEINKSPIIKVNIEKIIEL from the coding sequence ATGTCATCATTCAATATCAAAAACCATCAAAATGATTTACTCTTTTTGCCGCTCGGTGGAGCTAACGAAATAGGGATGAACGTTAACCTTTATCATTATAAAGGTAAGTGGTTGATGATTGATTGCGGTAGCGGGTTTGCCGATGATTATTTACCCGGCGTCGATATGGTAATTGCCGATATTAGCTTTATTGAAAAATATAAAAAAGATCTAGTGGGGCTTATACTTACGCATGCTCATGAGGATCATTTAGGGGGCGTACAATATTTATGGAATAGCCTGAAATGTCCAATATATGCTACTAGATTTACGGCAAATTTCTTAAAGCTGCGTTTAGCCGAATATAATTTTGCTAAAAATATCAAGATTCACGAAGTAGATGCCGGCGCGAAAATTAACATAGAGCCGTTTTCTCTTGAAATGGTGCCGTTAACACACTCGGCGCCGGAAATGCAAGCTATTATGATCCGTACCGAAATAGGCAATGTGCTTCATACCGGAGATTGGAAGTTTGACCATGATCCGGTACTTGGGCTTAAAGCCGATGAAGAGTTGTTAAAGAATTACGGTGATGAGGGAGTTTTAGCATTAGTATGCGATTCGACTAATGTATTTAATGAAGGTAGTTCCGGCTCGGAAGGCGAAGTACGTAAAAGCCTTATAGATATAATAGCCGGCTGTCCTAAATTGGTTGTAGTTTCAACTTTTGCCTCAAACCTTGCTCGATTAGATACTTTAATACATGCAGGGCAGCTAGCGGGTAGAAAGGTTGTTTTAACCGGCAGAAGCTTACACAGAATGATGAGCGCAGCACAAGAAAGCGGCTATTTTCAAGATATTGCACCCCTAATTAATGAACGAGATATAAGTAGATTTAAAAAAGAAGAATTATTAGTAATTGCTACCGGTTGCCAAGGAGAGCCGATGGCTGCGACCGCCAAAATGGCAAGTAATTCTCATCACTCAATAAAGCTTGCGCCAAAAGATACTGTTATTTTTTCTTCAAAAATCATTCCTGGTAATGAAAAGAAAATATTCCGGATGTTTAATATATTTGTTAAAGCGGGCGTTGAAGTGATTACCGAACAGGACCATTTTGTGCATGTATCGGGTCATCCCGCCATTGATGACCTTAAAAAAATGTATACTTTGATTAGACCTAACGTTTGCATACCTGTTCACGGTGAACCTGTCCATATTCACGAACATGTTAAGCTTGCTAAGAAAAACGGCATAAAACATGCAGTAGAGGTAGAAAACGGCAGTGTAGTATTGCTTGAGCCTAATAATTCCAGAGTAATTGCTAAGGTTAATAGCGGCTACTTAGCGGTTGACGGCAATTATCTATTACCGGTAGAGTCTTCAATCTTTAAAGCTCGTAGGCGCATGCGTGAGTCCGGCATAGTTATAGCTTCGGTGGTAGTAAATAACAAAGGCGCATTAGCGGCAAATCCTATGTTATCGATGCCCGGGCTACTTGACTCAAAAGAAGATATTAAATTAATTAATTTAATCAAAAACGATATTACTAAACTTATTGAAATTCAAAATAAGCAAGCAAAAAGAATTCTATCAACTGAACAAATTGAAGAAGCTATAAAGTCGACTATCCGCAAAACCTTAAAACATGAAATCAATAAATCTCCGATAATTAAAGTAAATATTGAAAAAATTATTGAATTATAG
- the truB gene encoding tRNA pseudouridine(55) synthase TruB: MNNYWLNIYKPKGISSAKAVAIIKRTLGKVKIGHAGTLDVEAEGILPLAVGEATKLMPILIDAKKTYIFTLQFGAQTDSGDYSGKIINTASYVPSKEEVFSVSSKFTGIISQTPPAFSAIKVNGVRSYKLARQGLAAELKARNITIYNLKCINFDEEKATATYCVECSKGTYIRSLAEDMALSLQSLAFVIELRRIQVGAFKMENAIIMSKPEESKQEITKEFLEEKSIRIEAILDDILVLDATFEQAQKIKYGQKCYFNSRPSEDDVTLLWVRYEGVLLAIGSLNKNCFNSMRVFNLIK, from the coding sequence ATGAACAACTATTGGCTAAATATCTATAAGCCGAAAGGTATAAGCTCGGCAAAAGCCGTTGCGATAATTAAAAGAACACTCGGTAAGGTAAAAATCGGTCATGCAGGAACTTTGGACGTAGAGGCAGAAGGCATTTTACCTTTAGCCGTCGGTGAAGCGACAAAATTAATGCCAATACTAATCGATGCTAAAAAAACTTATATTTTCACTTTGCAATTCGGCGCACAAACCGATAGCGGTGATTACTCGGGGAAAATAATAAATACCGCTAGTTATGTTCCTTCTAAAGAAGAAGTTTTCAGCGTTAGTTCTAAATTTACCGGTATAATCTCACAAACTCCTCCGGCTTTTTCGGCTATTAAAGTTAACGGCGTTAGATCTTATAAACTTGCAAGGCAAGGTCTCGCAGCAGAATTAAAAGCACGAAATATAACGATTTACAACCTAAAATGTATTAATTTCGATGAAGAAAAAGCGACTGCTACTTACTGCGTCGAATGCTCAAAAGGTACTTATATAAGAAGTTTAGCGGAAGATATGGCATTATCCTTGCAAAGTTTAGCATTTGTGATAGAATTACGCCGTATTCAGGTTGGGGCATTTAAAATGGAAAATGCTATTATAATGTCAAAACCTGAAGAATCAAAGCAAGAGATAACAAAAGAGTTTCTTGAGGAAAAGAGTATAAGAATTGAGGCAATACTGGACGACATCCTGGTTCTTGACGCTACTTTTGAGCAAGCACAAAAAATTAAATACGGACAGAAATGTTATTTTAATTCTAGACCGTCTGAAGATGACGTTACTCTTTTATGGGTTCGTTATGAAGGTGTTTTGCTTGCTATCGGTAGTTTAAACAAGAATTGCTTTAATTCTATGCGTGTGTTTAATTTAATAAAATAA
- a CDS encoding Npt1/Npt2 family nucleotide transporter translates to MTIIPDISKNSSSSLKTNLDKSATKINKFLDYIWPIERVELSKFLAITLLMFCILFIQNLIRALKDSIVNTMIGVETISFLKFWGVMPAAFLVTAIYVKLVNHMKGENIFYLIMSVFLAFFALFAFVIFPNYEMLHLNADTARSLIQSFPNLKWFILLLSNWSFSLFYIIAELWPNVVFALLFWQFVNNVTTVEESKRFYPLFGLLGQTGLYLAGQFLTNLEYINKYFTNKFALQASYNTISVQVILTIVLILGFIAIKTFWLLNHKILDKQHLALLKFKVKKKSMTLVESFKMIASSRHIRLIATLLICYGIAINLAEGPWKAAATRIYKTPTEYAAFIGSYLSYTGIFTLIFVILGSNIVRKLGWFTAAIITPIMVFTTGLLFFSVNNFEGFAVIIAASFILTDPTLIAVTIGAIQNVLSKSSKYTLFDSTKEMSYVPLDNELKIKGKAAADVIGTKLGKSASAFLQSIVFIILPSASYQSISLCLMIIFIITCSIWIWATKELNKEYNAAIENSVQKNCH, encoded by the coding sequence ATGACAATTATTCCGGACATTTCAAAAAATTCTTCTTCATCGTTAAAAACTAATCTAGACAAATCTGCTACCAAAATCAACAAATTTTTAGACTATATTTGGCCCATAGAGCGTGTTGAGCTTTCTAAGTTCTTAGCTATAACCTTATTAATGTTCTGTATTTTATTTATTCAAAATTTAATCAGAGCTTTAAAGGATAGCATCGTTAACACTATGATTGGTGTAGAGACTATTTCTTTCCTTAAATTTTGGGGAGTGATGCCGGCAGCCTTTTTAGTCACGGCTATTTACGTTAAGCTTGTTAATCACATGAAAGGGGAAAATATTTTCTACCTTATTATGTCAGTTTTCTTAGCATTTTTTGCACTATTTGCTTTTGTTATTTTTCCAAATTATGAAATGCTGCATTTAAATGCCGATACTGCTCGATCATTAATTCAATCTTTTCCTAATCTTAAATGGTTTATTCTCCTCTTATCGAATTGGAGTTTTTCCTTATTTTATATTATCGCCGAATTATGGCCTAATGTAGTTTTTGCCTTACTTTTCTGGCAATTCGTCAATAACGTTACTACGGTCGAAGAATCAAAAAGATTCTATCCGTTATTCGGTTTGCTCGGACAGACAGGGCTTTATCTAGCAGGACAGTTTTTAACAAATCTCGAATATATAAATAAATATTTTACCAATAAATTTGCTTTGCAAGCATCTTATAACACAATTTCAGTCCAAGTTATATTAACTATAGTTTTGATTTTAGGATTCATAGCTATTAAAACTTTTTGGTTACTTAATCATAAAATATTAGATAAGCAGCATCTTGCATTATTAAAGTTTAAAGTAAAAAAGAAGTCAATGACGCTTGTAGAAAGCTTTAAAATGATTGCATCGTCTAGACATATAAGATTAATTGCAACTTTACTTATTTGCTACGGGATAGCAATAAATTTAGCCGAAGGTCCTTGGAAAGCTGCCGCAACAAGAATTTATAAAACTCCTACCGAATATGCGGCTTTTATCGGTAGTTATTTAAGTTATACCGGTATATTTACTTTGATATTTGTTATTTTAGGTTCAAATATTGTCAGAAAACTTGGCTGGTTTACAGCGGCTATTATTACCCCGATAATGGTTTTTACCACCGGTTTATTATTTTTTTCCGTCAATAATTTTGAAGGATTTGCCGTGATAATAGCGGCTAGCTTTATCTTAACCGATCCGACTTTAATTGCCGTAACAATCGGCGCTATTCAAAACGTGCTTAGTAAATCCAGTAAATATACCTTATTCGATTCAACAAAAGAAATGTCTTATGTGCCTCTTGATAACGAATTAAAGATAAAAGGTAAAGCCGCCGCCGACGTAATAGGAACAAAACTCGGTAAGTCCGCTAGCGCATTTTTACAATCAATAGTTTTTATTATTTTGCCTTCTGCAAGTTATCAGTCGATTTCTCTGTGTTTAATGATAATATTTATTATTACTTGCTCAATATGGATTTGGGCAACAAAAGAATTAAATAAAGAATATAATGCGGCAATAGAAAATAGTGTTCAAAAAAATTGTCATTAG
- a CDS encoding phosphatase PAP2 family protein, with protein sequence MFISGTILVILTLFPTLDLDFSTFFYHNNNGFIYKNTDIVRFLFLSIPILTKALIIISLFWAFFGFIKYKKLKSIFLSWSFYIIITAAIGPGLIVNYGLKENFGRARPTQIENFGGKKDFTRAMLITDQCDRNCSFCSGHAAMGYYFTSFAYILPPIYFSWVYITALLFGSLVGFSRILMGGHFLSDVAASCFIILVVNHILYLAWQKLQRGHF encoded by the coding sequence ATGTTTATATCAGGAACTATTTTAGTTATACTTACTTTATTTCCTACACTAGACCTAGATTTTTCCACATTTTTTTATCACAATAATAACGGCTTTATTTATAAGAATACCGATATAGTGAGGTTTTTATTTCTATCCATACCGATACTAACAAAAGCTTTAATTATAATATCTTTATTTTGGGCATTTTTTGGTTTTATTAAATATAAAAAATTAAAATCTATTTTTTTGTCATGGAGTTTTTATATCATTATTACGGCGGCTATCGGTCCGGGGCTAATAGTTAATTACGGCTTAAAAGAAAATTTCGGCAGAGCGCGTCCAACGCAAATAGAAAATTTCGGCGGCAAAAAAGATTTTACTAGAGCTATGTTAATAACCGATCAATGTGATCGTAATTGCTCATTTTGTTCCGGTCATGCAGCGATGGGTTACTATTTCACTAGCTTTGCTTATATTTTACCGCCTATATATTTTTCATGGGTTTACATTACCGCCCTACTCTTCGGTTCATTAGTCGGCTTTAGTCGTATATTAATGGGCGGGCATTTTCTTAGCGATGTCGCTGCGTCTTGTTTTATTATTTTAGTAGTTAATCATATATTATATTTAGCATGGCAAAAATTGCAGCGAGGTCATTTCTAG
- a CDS encoding 4a-hydroxytetrahydrobiopterin dehydratase, whose translation MNEVCLIDKVCVPCRGGVAPLNDKEINTFLTQLEKDWLINEIGHLYRKYIFSNFMEAMDFANKIADLAEKEAHHPDLTVSYGMCKVEIWTHKIKGLTESDFILAAKIEIIAGSKKI comes from the coding sequence ATGAATGAAGTATGTTTAATCGATAAGGTCTGTGTTCCGTGTCGAGGTGGCGTAGCTCCTTTAAATGATAAAGAAATAAACACATTTTTAACTCAACTTGAAAAGGATTGGCTAATTAATGAAATTGGGCATTTATATAGAAAATATATATTTAGTAATTTTATGGAGGCTATGGATTTTGCTAATAAAATAGCCGATCTTGCTGAAAAAGAAGCTCATCATCCGGATTTAACCGTATCGTACGGTATGTGTAAGGTAGAAATATGGACTCATAAAATCAAAGGTCTTACAGAAAGTGATTTTATATTAGCTGCCAAAATTGAAATCATTGCCGGTAGCAAAAAAATATAA
- the tnpC gene encoding IS66 family transposase yields the protein MNNVLSDRIIELEKLVELLEVTNQRLLQENKELKIKLIELEDRLNKNSSNSGLPSSKDIYRIEKKTRPKSDKNPGGQAGHKYNAYQIKTSDINVDIMPDEEICKCGGSLLLEEKYRTHQKIEIPVIKPVVTEYRLYRKVCSLCNRRYKAKLDNYRLLGKNAESIISSLSGFFNNSKREVQSILNQIFNLDISLGLISNTENRISVKLEDKYNELLNKIEESSYLHLDETSSNNKGSRHWCWVATNKAFTVFKLANSRGQKILESFLPEYEGKIISDRYAAYNMFDSSNRQICLAHLRRDFKRFAHSHNASLAKIGSDLLCVTDTIFRLYNLHKENKLDKPRYLAVMQKIKKIMLYYLQDVANTEYLQAQRVANNILKSFDMIWLFLDDSQIELTNNLAERQIKHFVKYRKNSFFTWSLRGDRFLERIKSLYATSKLQGINPFCHLLKLA from the coding sequence ATGAATAATGTTCTATCCGATCGAATTATAGAGTTAGAAAAGCTAGTAGAATTACTAGAAGTAACCAATCAACGGCTTTTACAAGAAAATAAAGAATTAAAGATTAAGCTAATAGAGTTGGAAGATAGGCTAAATAAGAATTCTAGCAATTCTGGTCTTCCTAGCTCTAAAGATATATACCGGATAGAGAAGAAGACAAGACCCAAGAGTGATAAAAATCCCGGGGGACAAGCAGGTCATAAATATAACGCTTATCAAATAAAAACGTCAGATATCAATGTTGATATTATGCCCGATGAAGAGATTTGTAAGTGCGGTGGTTCATTGTTATTAGAAGAAAAATATAGAACCCATCAAAAAATAGAAATTCCTGTTATCAAACCTGTTGTTACGGAATATAGGTTGTATAGGAAAGTATGCTCTTTATGTAATAGAAGATATAAAGCAAAACTAGATAATTACCGATTATTAGGGAAGAACGCTGAAAGTATAATTAGTTCTTTAAGTGGATTCTTTAATAATAGTAAGAGAGAAGTACAATCAATATTAAACCAAATATTTAACCTTGATATTAGTCTTGGCTTGATCTCTAATACTGAGAACAGAATATCAGTTAAGTTAGAAGATAAATATAATGAATTATTGAATAAAATTGAAGAAAGCAGTTACCTTCATTTAGACGAGACAAGTTCTAATAATAAAGGCAGTAGACATTGGTGCTGGGTAGCTACGAACAAAGCTTTTACGGTATTTAAGCTAGCTAATTCAAGAGGACAAAAGATATTAGAAAGTTTTTTACCTGAATATGAAGGGAAAATAATAAGCGATAGATATGCGGCTTATAATATGTTTGACAGCAGCAATCGTCAAATATGTTTAGCTCATTTGCGTAGAGATTTTAAAAGATTCGCTCATAGTCACAATGCCTCTCTTGCTAAAATTGGTTCAGACCTTCTTTGCGTAACTGATACGATATTTAGGCTTTATAATTTACATAAAGAAAATAAGTTAGATAAACCTCGATATTTAGCAGTAATGCAGAAAATTAAAAAGATTATGCTGTATTACTTGCAAGATGTCGCTAATACTGAATACTTACAAGCCCAAAGAGTAGCAAATAATATACTAAAATCATTCGATATGATATGGCTCTTTTTAGATGATTCACAAATAGAGCTAACTAATAACTTGGCAGAACGACAGATAAAGCATTTTGTTAAATATCGAAAGAATTCTTTTTTTACATGGTCACTAAGGGGCGACAGATTCTTAGAAAGGATTAAGTCACTTTATGCTACTTCTAAACTCCAAGGCATTAACCCTTTCTGCCATTTACTAAAATTGGCGTGA
- the pnp gene encoding polyribonucleotide nucleotidyltransferase, producing the protein MFNEITKTVEWGGKTLEISTGKIARQADGAVMVKMGNSVLLCTAVSAKEAKEGIGFFPLTTHYREMAGAAGKIPGGFFKREGKASDKEVLISRLIDRPIRPLFHPAFVNETQVVCTVLSYDPECSTDILAVIGASAALALSPAPYTEIIAASKVGFINGEFVLNPSFEALKSSQLELIVAGTESSVMMVESEANLLSEDQMLAGVKFGYDAFQLVIQIIKELSKEAGKPKLQMKDLYPAHLKEQIEQMVGKEIKEAFTITSKQELSTTLDAIPAKVLEHFAEDIANKNYSSYQIESALKSVEANILRNDILKNNSRIDGRKSTDIRQIACEVGVLPRTHGSALFTRGETQSLVTATLGTTQDEQIVDSLEGEYKERFMLNYIFPPYCVGQATPMRAPGRREVGHGKLAWRAINSVLPTKAQFPYSIRIVAETTESNGSSSMATVCGTSLALMYAGVPIKAPIAGIAMGLVKEGSKFAVLSDILGDEDYLGDMDFKVAGSSEGITALQMDIKISGVTFEIMKKALEQAKNGRLHILEQMNKVINSPNLDISQYAPCTQSIKIDKDKIREVIGAGGKVIKEICETSGAKIDISDDGTVSIYASGKDKLKIAIDKVKAIAIEPEIGEIFNGTVVKVLDSGAFINYLGSKDGFVHISEISEERIESVASVLKYGDIVKVKLIGFDNKGKAKLTIKNVVLSEQTAKVNVKPKNNDKENTETEQREANKKRTRNEENTAENGNVIKERKYFN; encoded by the coding sequence ATGTTTAATGAAATAACGAAAACAGTAGAATGGGGCGGGAAAACCCTTGAGATAAGTACCGGTAAGATTGCTAGGCAAGCAGACGGCGCAGTAATGGTGAAAATGGGTAACTCCGTATTATTATGTACGGCAGTAAGTGCTAAGGAAGCAAAAGAAGGCATAGGTTTTTTCCCGTTAACTACCCATTATAGAGAAATGGCAGGTGCAGCCGGTAAAATACCGGGCGGATTTTTTAAACGCGAAGGTAAAGCATCAGATAAAGAAGTTTTAATATCTCGCTTAATCGACAGACCGATCAGACCTTTATTTCATCCCGCTTTTGTTAATGAAACGCAAGTAGTTTGTACTGTTCTTTCATATGATCCTGAATGTAGTACCGATATCCTTGCAGTTATCGGTGCTTCGGCAGCGTTAGCACTCTCCCCTGCTCCATATACGGAAATTATTGCCGCTAGTAAAGTCGGCTTTATTAATGGTGAATTTGTCTTAAATCCATCATTTGAAGCCTTAAAATCTAGTCAATTAGAATTAATCGTTGCCGGTACTGAATCTTCCGTAATGATGGTTGAGTCAGAAGCTAATTTATTGTCCGAAGATCAAATGCTTGCAGGCGTAAAGTTCGGATATGACGCATTTCAGCTGGTAATTCAGATAATAAAAGAACTTAGCAAAGAAGCCGGTAAACCAAAATTACAAATGAAGGATTTATACCCTGCTCATTTAAAAGAACAAATCGAGCAAATGGTTGGTAAAGAAATAAAAGAAGCTTTTACTATAACTTCAAAACAGGAACTTAGTACTACTTTAGATGCTATCCCTGCTAAAGTTCTTGAGCATTTTGCCGAGGATATCGCTAATAAAAATTATAGCAGCTATCAAATTGAATCTGCTCTTAAATCAGTTGAAGCTAATATATTACGTAATGATATTTTAAAAAATAACTCTCGTATTGACGGACGTAAATCTACCGATATCAGACAAATTGCTTGTGAAGTAGGAGTTTTACCAAGAACTCACGGCTCGGCTTTATTTACTAGAGGCGAAACGCAAAGTTTAGTGACCGCAACGCTTGGCACTACTCAAGATGAACAAATCGTTGATAGTCTAGAAGGTGAGTATAAAGAGCGGTTTATGCTTAACTATATTTTCCCGCCTTATTGCGTTGGGCAAGCAACACCGATGAGAGCGCCGGGACGAAGAGAAGTTGGACATGGTAAACTCGCATGGCGTGCTATTAATTCCGTCTTACCGACTAAAGCGCAATTTCCTTATTCAATCAGAATAGTTGCCGAAACTACCGAATCTAACGGCTCTTCTTCAATGGCAACGGTTTGCGGTACTTCACTTGCTTTGATGTATGCAGGTGTTCCTATAAAGGCACCGATTGCCGGTATTGCTATGGGACTAGTTAAGGAAGGCAGTAAATTTGCCGTATTATCGGATATACTAGGCGATGAAGATTATTTAGGGGATATGGATTTTAAAGTAGCCGGTAGTAGTGAAGGAATAACCGCGCTGCAAATGGATATAAAAATATCCGGCGTAACTTTTGAAATAATGAAAAAAGCCTTAGAGCAAGCAAAAAACGGTCGTTTGCATATTCTTGAACAAATGAATAAAGTAATTAATTCACCTAATTTGGATATCAGTCAATATGCACCTTGTACTCAAAGCATAAAAATTGATAAAGACAAAATTAGAGAAGTTATAGGTGCCGGCGGCAAAGTAATAAAAGAAATTTGTGAAACTAGCGGTGCTAAAATCGATATCAGCGATGACGGTACGGTATCTATTTATGCTTCAGGCAAAGATAAATTAAAAATCGCCATCGATAAAGTTAAAGCAATTGCCATTGAGCCTGAAATCGGTGAAATATTTAACGGTACCGTAGTAAAAGTATTAGATTCCGGCGCATTTATTAACTATCTCGGCAGCAAAGACGGCTTCGTGCATATTAGCGAAATTTCCGAAGAAAGAATTGAATCGGTAGCTAGTGTGTTAAAATACGGTGATATAGTAAAAGTTAAACTTATCGGCTTTGATAATAAGGGCAAAGCAAAATTAACTATAAAAAATGTTGTACTTTCAGAACAAACGGCAAAAGTTAATGTAAAACCGAAAAACAACGATAAGGAAAATACCGAGACAGAGCAACGAGAAGCTAACAAAAAACGAACACGAAATGAAGAAAATACCGCTGAAAACGGTAATGTGATCAAAGAACGTAAATATTTTAATTAA
- the rpsO gene encoding 30S ribosomal protein S15, producing MSITAERKQQLIKEYSLTEADTGSSEVQCAILTERINNLTEHCKVNLKDFTTRRGLLILVGRRRRLLNYIKKKSVSNYLELIGKLGIRKTR from the coding sequence ATGTCGATTACAGCTGAGCGTAAACAACAACTAATTAAAGAATATTCACTTACGGAAGCCGATACAGGGTCTAGCGAAGTACAATGTGCTATTTTAACCGAGAGAATCAATAACTTAACTGAACATTGTAAGGTTAATCTTAAAGATTTTACCACCAGAAGAGGATTATTAATCTTAGTCGGTCGTCGTCGCAGGTTACTAAATTATATTAAGAAAAAAAGTGTAAGTAATTATTTAGAGCTAATAGGTAAGCTCGGAATTAGAAAGACGCGTTAG